The Thermoproteota archaeon sequence CAGGGCAAGCATCCCCAGACCAGTCGCTCCGGAGGCGTATCCCAGCGCCATGACCGCGCTCCTGCCTACTCTGTCAGCCAGATATCCTGATATGAGGGTCGTGAACGTTGACTCGAAGCTCATTGCTGTGGAGATGAGCCCCCAGAACTCCTCGCTCACCCCCAGTATCTTGACCGCGTATATCTGGGCGAAGGGGAAGGACATCCTGTAGAGAGCCCTCACCGACGAGGTTACCATGAGAAGCCTACCCAGATCCCCTTTCAGCAGTTTGAGGGCGCTCAGATACTCCCCCAACGCCTGCCTGAATCCCAGCTGGACCTTCCTCCTGTGGGTCTCGATTAGGAGGGTCCTTAACAGGCCTGCCGACATCACCGCTAGGGCCGTGACCGAATAGAGGAGCCTCATCGCATCCTCCAGTCCCATGGCCGAGACGAGGACCGTGGCCAGGGGCGGGCCCGCCAGCGCAGTGAGCTGGGAGGGCGTTTGAGAGGCGGTCAACCCTTTCCCCCTAGACTCGGGGGGTAGGGTGTCGGCGACTATGGCTTGGACTGCCGGCTGGTACATTAGGGCGACGCTCCCCACCACTGTGCCCCACAGCACCCACGTCCAGTCGGGCGCGAGGGCGTAGAGGAAGTAGGAGGCCCCGTACAGGGTCGTCATCGGGACCAAGATGCGCTTCCTTCCAACTGTGTCGGCCAGGTAGCCGCCTATGAGCCTTGAAAAGGCCAGAACGATAGTTCCGACCATCACGATCAGGCCGACCTCTACGGGGCTCCCCCCGAGCTCCAGTATGTATAGGGAGGAGTAAACGCCAGTAGCAGAGGTGAAAGGACTCATGATCGCCCAGGTAGCGGCCATCACCCCCAAGTTCCTCTTGATGACGCGCCTCTCCATCACGGACACCCATAATGAGTGATCTGACTGCGCGGCCTATGTCTCCAGCCACCTAAGGTACTCCCCTAGATTGGCCCTCTCCGCCCCAATCGTCGTGGGTTCCCCATGTCCGGGCAGGACCGCTGTCGATGGGGGGAGTTCCATCAGCCTGAGGAGGCTCTCCCTCATTCTCATGGGATCACCGTGCTTGAAGTTGGTCCTCCCGATATTCCCCTTGAAGAGCGTGTCTCCAGTGAACACAGCCCCCAGCTTTCTGATGTGATAGCAGACACTGCCGGGTGTGTGGCCGGGCGTATGGAGGGGCTCTATCGAGAGGGAACCGATCCTCACATCCCCTTCAAGAGGCTCCAGATCGGGAAGGGGTCCCATGTTGAGCGGCCAGAAATCGCTGAGGACGGAGATGTCCTCCTCATGTGCTAAGGCCCTCACATCCATATGGTCCGCCAGCTCAGGGAGCCCTGCAATGTGGTCGAAGTGAGTGTGAGTCACAAGCACGAGTCTCAGTGAAGCTTCCTCCCTTCCGAGGACGTTAAGGATCTCCTCGGCTGGGGGACCTGCATCGATCAGAACAGCATCTCCACGCTCCTCATCCACTAGCAGGTAAGCGAGGCTCTCGTACGGTCCGCAGCAGATCCTGACCACCTTGGCGTTCATCCGAATCCCTCTGCCGGATTCAGGGCTGATGAGTTCGGTCTCGCAGGCACCCATCTCTCGATTGCCGTTGAGACTGATCCATTCTAATCAGGCGCGAGCATGACTTCCCTTTAATTTAAATCTGGATAGGACGAGACCTGAGGAGATGATTCGATTAGCTCCCCGCTCGTCCTATATCACCGAGACTAGCGAGGCCTCTTCAATCGACAGATCGATTCTGCCTTCTATCAACCTTACACTCACTCGCTTACCCGTCTTCTCCTCCATGAGGACGGTGCTCCCTATCACGATTCCCCTCTCAGCCAACCTAATCCTCTCGTCCGGATCCGCCCGGACAGCCACGACCTTACCGGCTTCACCCGGCTCTAAATCCGAGAGCCTCCTCATTGGGAGTATCACGGCCTCCTCATCCGCCCTCAGAACAGGTCTCCTCCCCCACCTCAGGTAGAAGTGAAAGCCCTCCAGCCACCTCGGCAGCCCGTGGGGACAACCTTCCATGAACTCTATGAATTTCAGGAGGCGGTCGTAGGTCTCCTCGCTCAGGTGATGTTCCATCCCGCAAGCGTCCTTCTCAGCCACCCTAGGGTTCACTCCGAGGTACTTGGTGAGGAACTCGAAGAGGAGGTTGTGCTTGGTCTGTATCTCCTCAGCTATGCGCCTGCCCTCCTCAGTCAGCTCGATCTCACCATGTTTCTCGTACTTAACTAGGCCCTGACCTGCCAGGGACCTCACCATCTGCAACGCCGTGGGCATCCTGACTCCAAGGGCTTCGGAGAGTGTGACGAGCCTCACCTTGCTTCCCTTGGACGATAGCTGGTATATGGTGCGCAGATAGTCTTGGGCCCTCGGGGTAAGTTCGGCCATCCAGCTTACCCACCAGAAACCTATAACAAATTTTCGAGTCAGGGACTGGGTCCTGCAACTTGTCCAGCTGGGCCTTGGATCCCAAGACTCGTCATCATATGCCCTTCTAACCTCTTAGCCCCTTTGGTCTTTCTACGTTTCTTTGGACCACCCCTCCTACCTCTGATGTCGGCTGGAGCCCTATAATCACTTGAAACCGCTCCCGTTAGAACCCCTACGAAAGCGGCCAGCCTCGAGTTAACACTTATACTTGCAAGTTTAAGGGCTACTCCCTCTCGTTGGGGAGTGCCGTCACTGGATATCGTGGCAGTGCTGGCTAGTGGAGAGGTCATCCCTCGTAGATTCTCCTATGATAGACTCGTTCTGGCGGGCTGGTCAGGAAGGGACAGGGATGAGGTAATGGCTCATGTGGAGGAGTTGAAGAGGATAGGCGTACCGCCTCCCAGCGAGGTTCCCCAGTTCTTCAGAGTGGGACCCAACCTCCTCACGACCTCCCGTAGGATCGGAGTACTGGAGAGCAGGAACAGCGGGGAGGTAGAGTACGTGATCCTACTCGAGGGGGGAAGACCGAGGTACGTCACGGTCGGG is a genomic window containing:
- a CDS encoding MBL fold metallo-hydrolase: MNAKVVRICCGPYESLAYLLVDEERGDAVLIDAGPPAEEILNVLGREEASLRLVLVTHTHFDHIAGLPELADHMDVRALAHEEDISVLSDFWPLNMGPLPDLEPLEGDVRIGSLSIEPLHTPGHTPGSVCYHIRKLGAVFTGDTLFKGNIGRTNFKHGDPMRMRESLLRLMELPPSTAVLPGHGEPTTIGAERANLGEYLRWLET
- a CDS encoding MFS transporter, which gives rise to MERRVIKRNLGVMAATWAIMSPFTSATGVYSSLYILELGGSPVEVGLIVMVGTIVLAFSRLIGGYLADTVGRKRILVPMTTLYGASYFLYALAPDWTWVLWGTVVGSVALMYQPAVQAIVADTLPPESRGKGLTASQTPSQLTALAGPPLATVLVSAMGLEDAMRLLYSVTALAVMSAGLLRTLLIETHRRKVQLGFRQALGEYLSALKLLKGDLGRLLMVTSSVRALYRMSFPFAQIYAVKILGVSEEFWGLISTAMSFESTFTTLISGYLADRVGRSAVMALGYASGATGLGMLALAPKDQPLYVLGSMLIAVAFASRPAAFALMADLTDREVRGKVSAISGLLEGNLSGMMSGVGGIAYSLYPPLPFGIAAIGLIPLTIITWRILPGGAVGSNPTREPTS
- a CDS encoding metal-dependent transcriptional regulator produces the protein MAELTPRAQDYLRTIYQLSSKGSKVRLVTLSEALGVRMPTALQMVRSLAGQGLVKYEKHGEIELTEEGRRIAEEIQTKHNLLFEFLTKYLGVNPRVAEKDACGMEHHLSEETYDRLLKFIEFMEGCPHGLPRWLEGFHFYLRWGRRPVLRADEEAVILPMRRLSDLEPGEAGKVVAVRADPDERIRLAERGIVIGSTVLMEEKTGKRVSVRLIEGRIDLSIEEASLVSVI